In Hermetia illucens chromosome 5, iHerIll2.2.curated.20191125, whole genome shotgun sequence, a single window of DNA contains:
- the LOC119656711 gene encoding 40S ribosomal protein S2: protein MADAAPARGGFRGGFGSRGGRGGRGRGRGRGRGRGRGGKEDQKEWVPVTKLGRLVRDGKIRSLEEIYLYSLPIKEFEIIDFFLGSALRDEVLKIMPVQKQTRAGQRTRFKAFVAIGDSNGHIGLGVKCSKEVATAIRGAIILAKLSVVPVRRGYWGNKIGKPHTVPCKVTGKCGSVTVRLIPAPRGTGIVSAPVPKKLLMMAGIEDCYTSARGSTGTLGNFAKATYAAIAKTYAYLTPDLWKEMPLGKTPYQEYAQFLSENHKPGGTRLVES, encoded by the exons ATGGCGGACGCAGCTCCAGCCCGTGGTGGTTTCCGTGGAGGATTTGGTTCTCGAGGAGGTAGAGGTGGTCGCGGACGTGGCCGAGGTCGTGGACGCGGTCGCGGCCGTGGCGGCAAGGAGGACCAAAAGGAATGGGTGCCAGTGACGAAACTCGGACGATTGGTCCGTGACGGAAAAATTCGCAGCTTGGAGGAGATCTACTTGTACTCATTGCCCATCAAAGAGTTCGAGATCATCGATTTCTTCTTGGGATCGGCTCTCCGTGATGAGGTGTTGAAGATCATGCCTGTCCAGAAACAGACACGTGCCGGTCAACGTACGCGTTTCAAGGCTTTCGTCGCCATCGGCGATAGCAATGGACACATTGGATTGGGAGTTAAGTGCAGCAAGGAAGTAGCAACCGCTATTCGTGGCGCTATCATCCTGGCTAAGTTGTCAGTTGTTCCAGTCCGCCGAGGCTACTGGGGTAACAAGATCGGCAAGCCCCACACCGTACCTTGCAAG GTTACCGGCAAGTGCGGTTCCGTAACTGTACGATTGATCCCAGCTCCCCGTGGTACTGGTATTGTATCGGCTCCAGTCCCCAAGAAGCTTCTCATGATGGCTGGTATCGAGGATTGCTACACTTCAGCTCGTGGCTCAACTGGAACCTTGGGAAATTTCGCCAAGGCAACATACGCTGCCATCGCCAAGACCTACGCATACCTTACCCCAGATTTGTGGAAGGAGATGCCTCTTGGCAAGACCCCATACCAAGAGTATGCTCAGTTCTTGTCTGAGAATCACAAACCAGGCGGTACTCGCTTAGTTGAAAGCTAA